Within the Pieris napi chromosome 10, ilPieNapi1.2, whole genome shotgun sequence genome, the region AAATGTGAAGAATTGTTTAGCTTCGGcaaaaatatagattatagaacATACGAAAGTTAATAGTTATGCATAAGTATCTTACCCTAAAGCTAGCATAAAGTTTGCGCCttgaagtatttattataaaatatacgttTGGTAAGCAACAGGcgcaattattttcaaaacgaaaatttttatttgagaCTTGTTTAATGTCCTAGAgttgtttttcttattaatattttttttgtcaatacaaaaatatgaacCCACGAGATAGATGTTCGAGATGTcttgaatattttgatttgttcttcatcttaaataaaactcgttacttgaaataaaacattatctaatttttatgaaggtttttttttatttcgcaatattttaatttcatttaatatttttacgttataataTAAGATTAACGAAGCAATAAATTATgtcatttacatattttctatgaaataatggattaaaccaaaaaatttaaattaacaaaatgtttGAGGTATTTTATGGTTTCAAGGCCATTGAAGTAAGCGTCAAGCCTATCGGGTTTGAGTCATATGAGTTCCATAAGATACGGTCGTTGACCTTCATcgaagttaaatttattaaaataaatttgtttaagattttatttaatttttgttttgttaacctattgtataataatgtacctaattataatttaatgttgtTTAGACTTAGGAAGttcaatattttgaaaaagtcAATTATTGACCAATGACAGGAAAATAaactgtaatattattaaattcatgCCTTGGTACGGTTTTACCATTCACGCCAAGAGGTAAAATTTGTAGTATGTTCATTACCTATACCTACAATTCAAGGTGACGCATACTATAGACTGACTACTGACCACAGCAAGTGACATCTCACGCATTACGCAAGAGCCGTCAAGATCAAGACGGTCGACGGCGTATGTTTATTACGGTGAATATTACGGTCCAGGCGCATTGCCAGCAAAACCGTCACGATATGTGTACAAGTTATCACGATAATTCTCTTATCAACAAAACGACACACGAAAAAGAAACAGTCGCTATCATCTAGTGTAACACTCATGGTTTATATAAATGACCgactaacatttattttaataaccatTTAATCTTTGCAGTGTTGACAATGTTTTACTTAGTGTTATTTATTAGCGTAATCACGTTCTTTGCGGTTGTTGTGAAGATATATCAAAAGTTGACATGTGGAATATGTTATTCAAGTGCCCACATGGTGGGGAAAGTTGTAATAATCACAGGTGGAAATTGTGGCATTGGCCTTGAGACCGCCAAGAATCTGGCGGAGCGTGGGGCTAGAGTGATAATCGCGTGCCGGAGTATCAAACGCGCGACAGAAGCCAAGGATGAAATAATTAAGGCCACCGGTAATACTGAAGTTGTTTATAGGCATTTGGATCTAGCTTCATTACGCTCTGTGCGTGAATTCtgtgaaaaaatatacaaaacggAAAGTCGTCTGGATGTGCTCATAAATAATGCAGGTGCGGGTGGGCTCGGAAATTACAAAACAGAAGATGGGAATCACGTTGGAATGCAAGTGAATTATTTCGGGCCTTTCTTGTTGACGTGCCTATTATTGCCTTTATTGAAGTCATCAGCGCCTAGTCGAATAGTTAACGTTTCGTCAGTCATGCACAAGTATGCCGATGCGGAAGTGaactttgaaaatttaaacatgGAAAAATATTGGAGTGATTATTTAGTGTATGCTAATAGTAAGTTATACCTGAATTTGATGACATTAGAATTATCTCAGAGACTTGAGGGAACTGGAGTGACTGTGAATGCGTTGCATCCGGGCGTATGTgcaacaaatttatttaggaATATAAAATCTAGACTTATACGTAGACTAGTAAATTTAAGTGTAGGATTTTTATACCAAAGCCCGTGGGAAGCAGCTCAGACTTCCATATATTTGGCCGCATCACGAGACGTCAAAGACGAGAGTGGTAGCTATTTCAGTGACTGTCGTAAAACCAAACCATCTCTACTGTCACAAGACGCTGAAATAGCGAAGAGACTTTGGACAGAATCTGAAAAGCTAGTAAAATTCTCTCTAAATgacaaataatattgaatattggatagttttaataaatttatggtttttaaaattttgtttttattctataTCGTGGAGTGACATTCacgatttatattaatatatattgtctATGACTATGAATACTGACATTATAGGGCAAaacttctattttttttaatttaatgtaaccGTGGTCGTTGGTTttattacaactatttaaataatatctcaTGTTGTGTgtgaaaaaaattgaatttatttttattggtaaaatggtacaaaagtacgtaggttaagaaatgttacCAAATCtgatactaaaaaatattattaatattaatactaaGACTATCACTGATTTTAGTATATTCATAAAACTCATGGTCAGCAATAATTTTAGTTGCGCCTACTCTAAAAATTATAGCAAAATTAGATTCTGCCCGTAGTTTATTATCGTGCTCATGCTCTAACATCACACACGTTAAACAGACAAAGAAATTTTTTCAAACAAGACAACTGACATATGTCAAAATAACATGACAATTTACGAATCAGGTCGCTACGCTAACTAGAGCCCACTCTAACTTCCAATATACCCACACTCTGCGACATCGCGGGGCACCAATATCGACGCTACTTTTTGTATCGAAGAAGTCCATGGGTCCGCCGATCGaacttttctttctttgtgcgcTATCAGATCGTACGGTaatatggaaaaaatattttagaatcaAACATTTAATGACGTCTCAGTTAAAGAATCACATAATATGTGATACTATACCATACTAATGGTTCATAAAGTATTTTGTCAAAATTTCTTTCATTATTActacaataataaactatagagaactatttgtatttttatttaaatgagctTTAATGTACTTtgtatttaacatattaaattaattccaaCATATAATGCAAAGAACTgaccatattaaaaaaataaaattttgaagaTGCAGTTTTTAGGACACaatatgatttgaaaaaaaacgcTCCTCATATTATGTACTGAGAAATTATCGATGAAAGTTAATACGCAGAAATGTCAGTGATGTGTATGATTTACAGTCCATTAATtcttaattgatttaaaatgtaaagatatATCTTTAAACAGGCGTATTTCAAAATAGATTTGTTTACAccataaattaattcataataaaaggACTGTACAAAAATACttctttatctatttattttaatggaatgctgcctttttttaaataaataaaataccattGAGGCCTTCTCTCGTTTATAGTATTCCACATGTGAATATAAAAGGAATGggtaataatataacaagtTTCGACGCAAGCATTGCCTGAAATTGCATTGCAACATCATTCAGACGTGACAATATTGTGAAAATGCATTTCTTTTACACTTTCCACCGTTCTTTCTGTTAATTAAACTTTCAGTTTGGAGCTGTTCGCGACTTTGTTTGTGTAGAATTAGGTAAACAATGTTAACCTCGTCTCTCTAACGCTATGGACAGAATTAACTCGAGAAATACTTTTACTACAAATTCAAAACTTGATATATCTATAGatattaatatcaattaaccgaaaatattttatacatgcgaaacttattttaattattatttatttttataaatacgagTCACACTtacttttaacattaaaattttcacttataatataattatatatttatgggGGATAATTTTttcgacccaaatgtcggccaatagaattgcaccatgagacgaaatgtacagttaacaaataagaat harbors:
- the LOC125053258 gene encoding retinol dehydrogenase 14-like; its protein translation is MFYLVLFISVITFFAVVVKIYQKLTCGICYSSAHMVGKVVIITGGNCGIGLETAKNLAERGARVIIACRSIKRATEAKDEIIKATGNTEVVYRHLDLASLRSVREFCEKIYKTESRLDVLINNAGAGGLGNYKTEDGNHVGMQVNYFGPFLLTCLLLPLLKSSAPSRIVNVSSVMHKYADAEVNFENLNMEKYWSDYLVYANSKLYLNLMTLELSQRLEGTGVTVNALHPGVCATNLFRNIKSRLIRRLVNLSVGFLYQSPWEAAQTSIYLAASRDVKDESGSYFSDCRKTKPSLLSQDAEIAKRLWTESEKLVKFSLNDK